The proteins below come from a single Yamadazyma tenuis chromosome 5, complete sequence genomic window:
- the RPL12A gene encoding 60S ribosomal protein uL11 (BUSCO:EOG092651LN; EggNog:ENOG503NU9E; COG:J), whose product MPPKFDPNEVKYLYLRAVGGEIGASSALAPKIGPLGLSPKKVGEDIAKATKEFKGIKVTVQLKIQNRQATASVVPSASSLVITALKEAPRDRKKVKNVKHSGNIPLEEIFEIARTMKEKSFGKNLASVSKEILGTAQSVGCRVEGKNPHDIIEAIDAGEIDVPEN is encoded by the coding sequence CCTTTACTTGAGAGCCGTCGGTGGTGAAATCGGAGCCTCCTCCGCTTTGGCCCCAAAGATCGGTCCTTTAGGTTTGTCTCCAAAGAAGGTTGGTGAAGATATCGCCAAGGCCACTAAGGAATTCAAAGGTATCAAGGTCACTGTTCAATTAAAGATTCAAAACAGACAAGCTACCGCCTCTGTTGTCCCATCTGCCTCCTCTTTGGTGATCACCGCCTTGAAGGAAGCCCCAAGAGACAGAAAGAAGGTTAAGAATGTCAAGCACTCTGGTAACATTccattggaagaaatctttgaaattGCCAGAACCATGAAGGAAAAGTCTTTCGGTAAGAACTTGGCCTCTGTTTCCAAGGAAATCTTGGGTACTGCTCAATCTGTTGGTTGCCGTGTTGAAGGTAAGAACCCTCACGATATCATTGAAGCCATCGATGCTGGTGAAATTGACGTTCCAGAAAACTAA